tgctgaaagttcactttggcatcacaggaagatacgtttttaaaagatattaaaataaaaaataaattaaactaatgcaaccttggtgagattctttaaaaacatttttacaaaatgtacagatCACAaaacaggtatgtgtgtgtgagagagagagaataatttttatttatcaatattgttgtgtgtgtctgtgtgtgtgaatttttatAAAGAGTTGTACCAAGCTGTATAATGAAACATGTCGAGTCTTCATTCTCTGTtgactatggtttcactaatgataaacatacatttgcataaagcatccatatttgtccatgcccatgttgattagagtattaaaaacttgaaaagtattaatttaagctacatttagaacagataaaaatgtgcgattaagttGCAATTAATCATGAGTTAACACAtgacaatcatgcgattaattgcaattaaatgttttaatcgattgacagccctaatataaatatatatatatatatatatatatatatacacacacacacaatacaatattgattaattaattaaaattttaaataatttttaaaaaaaaaaaatctctctaaaaaaatatgtatataatgatAATATCTTTCATCCCTAGTTTTGTTCAGATCCATCTAGATGAAGCGTATTGACCAAATATTATGTTTACCTGAATGCATCTCATGTCATAATTTTTCTGTGTAAATATTAGGTCAGCTGATGAACCAGCGCCCAGCTATGATGTTCCCACCTATGAGGAGGCAGTCACCAGCGGACAGTACCCTATTCGGCAGAGCAACTTGAGACAGAGTTACCAGCTACCCTCGTATGAGGATCTGATTGGTGCTGTTGAAAATGAAGGCCAACAGCCTAGAGAAGGTAATGGCCAAGAGGCCCCTCAGCCAGCTCCTGGCCCCGGACCTCAGCCTCCAGCACCCGCCCGCAGCAGCAGCAGGGCCAGTCGCATCCTCAGACCTCTCCGAGTGCGCAGGATTAAGTCAGAGAAGCTCCACATGAAGGATATTCGTTTGAATATCCAAAATCCTGGACAGAGTGGGGTGGTGACCATCGAACCACTGACCCCACCACCACAGTATGAGGACAAGCCCCCTCAACTACCCACAGAAGCAGTGTAATGATTTCAATCACTGGATTTTGTTAAGTGTTTGCATCTCTGGGTTGTTTGAAAAATGTTGACTCATCTGTGCAAAAGCGTAAAGTTTTAATGAGAGCTATAAATGTCTCAAAATCTGCCAAATTATGAAATAGGATACGTTCATGTGTGCTGTCAGTTCTTGGACAAAACACTAAAGCCTACTTGaatgtttttaacaaactttttttatatttgaagaaTGGATTACAGtagtatattgtattttttatttaaaactgtttgaGTAAGGAATATAAATGCCACAGCGCATCTCTTTAGAGCATCAGAGAGATTTACTTCACAGTTTACTTCCAAAGAACTACATTgtacattgcaaaaaataaaaataaaataaattcttattaaAGAATAACATACAGCTCAAGAGTGCCATCAAACTTTTGTTGCcgaatgctaatttttttaaagtaactttttaacttttttaacttttttgtaaaagacattttcaaaaacttttttttaaaatgttattctcacatttttttttatgttattctaAATCTGAATGTCCCGGCTTtcagttccatttttttttattctgaatacATAATAGATTTGAACCAGATAGTGTGCTGTTGCAGCCATAAAATGCAGGGATGCAAAATTAACTTCTACAGTAGAAGATTTAATTATCACTTATTTACTTAACTAATAACTccaattaataatgtaattaatatttcagtGTGTGATTGTTAACAATGTGTCTCTGTTCTGTTTGCAATTaactttgtatttgtttttttaatgtattgctcATTGCATTTTAAGggtgcaaaattaaaatgtattgaagtAGAATGGAaataaaagtattcttaaaaCTCATAGGAAGATGTAGTGTAGTTTAATGATATGTTAGAACAAattctgtattaatataaaattctaataattgatataaaaataaggGTCTGGATAGCAAACAAATATGCACCTTGGGGGACTTTGGTTTCTTGGGCAACTCAACACTTAATTTCTGAAGTGCAAATGATAATTTTATAGATGGGCTAACTATTCCACCTGCAGTTTGACTGGACAAACAAGCCATCATGTTGCAGATTGACCATTTTCAATGACAAAACTGTTGTTAACATTCTTGTTAACCAAACTGAACATGGTCCtgttgatgtatttttatatgtgagCTAAATAGCCTTCAGTTTAATTGccttttaattcagtttattttattaaggtgTAAAATCTTGGAGAAGGGATGGCTTTGTTAGATTTACTTTTGACAAAAGGAATTGATAAAGGtaatattttaaagcagaaaagctctgtaagttatttatttcttGCGGGacataataaaattgtttaaatctgtgtttttgttcatctTTATGGTCTCCCATAtcaccctccgaagggcacttcggagtgaaaacaatcatggctgccatattgaagggtcggtccaaaccgaagtgctcaaaactggccacttcatagggcccttcggaatgatggatttcgaagggtacaacacatcgggctcccatgatcctttgcgcagattgtTTGCATGGTGACCGCGCCTCCATGTGGGCACGTGATGAAAccttgtttggtcccctacaaccttcaacccttcgaagctctcactccggagggtaaaccctttgaagggattagggcatagggatgagcccttccgaatggaacgcagggaaTGTCTGCTGATTTGTAGTGCCACCTAGTGGCTCAGAAGGGTACAAACGACATTGAGTTTCAGTCAGTGATGAAAAATTTGATCGCACTTTTCCAGCTTAACATTTAATCTTTTGGCCTTTCAATATAATGCTTCTCAGCTGCCTTTGTGACTAGTCTAGCAGAGTGGATGTGGTAGCctacgacatgaaggtgagtcaaGTCATAGTGTAGTGTAGGTGCGTGACACTTTAAATAACTTtggtttaaaacattattattattagttgtagcCTATTATTTATGCGGCAATTTGTAGGCtaatgttttattcttattggttctaataataatgacatttaataatAGTGTAGTTGTAGTGTACCTTATGTTGGTCTATTGTTTAATTCGTTGTAATGTTTTTCTTAGTGGGAACTTTAGCCTAATCTACTTAAAATCATATCCgtgtttatttgtctgtttggTAGCCTAAATAAACTTGCGGAATAATGTACAAATTTTAGTTAACGTAGCTATTTATTTCACGATACTTTGattcatatattttcacattcaaaTGTACATAAACGACTGCTCTTGCTGTTTATGTAATGTTAATGACCTTTCAAGTTTGTTAATGAAAGTTACTATAGCCGCTGTAAGTAAACTCCTCCCGCTGCTCCGCTGCAATGTTTCTACGTGTAGTCTGTGTTCCCGCTCTTGCAGCTGCTCAGGCTGCAGGGGGAGGGAGAGCTTTTCATGGAACAGCCAGCCCAGGGAGTCAGTCACATTCCTGGCCGGGATTCAATGACTGAaccagacacaaacaaacactgagagagagggagtgtgtgtgtgtgtgtgtgagagagagagagagagagagagagagagagagagagagagagagcgcgagagagagagactctcaCACTCTCGTAGTAAAGCGAAGGCAACTGCGCCGACGAGCTTTACACAAGGCACACATTTTGTGCTCGAGTTGCAGCGGGTCTGTGATACAGCCGGATTGAGAATTACATTTCGTTCAAAACTTTACACTTTTGGGAGGATTTTCTCGTCGCTCGGAACTCTGGTTCTGTCTGGTACGACTTAAGATTTGAACATGAAGCAGTTGAATGGATTACAAGGCGGCGCTTTACGCTTTCCGAACTGACATGGACTGTAGCGACTCTTTCTGTTCACGTTCGCCGAATCTGTTGTGATCAGACTGCCCAGGTTCAAACATGGAGGGTCCCTCCAGCTTTCAGCCGCATCCAGGACTTCAGCAAACTCTCAAGCAGTTTCACTTGAGCTCCATGAGCTCCCTCGGGGGACCGGCAGCCTTCTCGGCCCGGTGGCAGCAGGACATGCTGTTCAAGAAGGACGGTAAGGGCGCCGAGGTGATGGTGAACCTCCCCGCGCAGACGCCCCCGGTCATGCCGGGGCCCCTCTTCATCCCGTCAGACCGCTCCACCGAGAGGTGCGAGACGGTCCTGGAGCGGGAGACGATTTCGTGCTTTGTGGTGGGCGGCGAGAAGCGCCTTTGCCTGCCGCAGATCCTCAACAGCGTCCTGCGAGACTTTTCCCTCCAGCAGATCAACTCTGTGTGCGACGACCTCCACATCTACTGCTCCCGGTGCACGGCGGACCAGCTGGAGATCCTCAAAGTTATGGGCATCCTGCCCTTCTCAGCCCCCTCATGCGGACTGATCACCCAGACCGACGCCGAGCGCCTCTGCAATGCCCTCATCTACGGCGGCACGTTCCCACCGCACGCTGACAAAGAGTTGTCGTGCTCCATCGAGCTGGAAAGAACGGAGAAGAGCTTTAAAGTTTATCACGAATGCTTCGGGAAGTGCAAGGGCCTGTTCGTGCCAGAGCTCTACACGAGCCCCAACGCGGCGTGCATACAGTGCTTGGACTGCAGGCTCATGTTCCCGACGCACAAGTTCGTGGTGCACAGTCATAAAAGGCTGGAGAACAGAACCTGTCACTGGGGCTTCGACTCGTCCAACTGGAGGGCTTATATTCTTTTGGATCAAGACTATAGTGAGAAAGAGGAGAGCAGCACGCTGCAGCAGCTCCTCAACGAGTTAAAGGGAAAATTTGACCTGGGGAACAAGCACAAGACATCTTACAAGGTGAGCTTAACTTAAAAATGCACGGAAATATTATGATAAATCTAAATCTGGACCTTATTACTCCAGATAGTACACTcccaaatattgataataaaaattttCAATGGTGTGTGATCATttcatgtgtgttgtgtgtattttactttattgATTCTTATACGCTTCTATTGACCTTTCTCTTTGTCTCTAATCATACAACACCTATTACACCTTGTGCCACCTCAGAAAACTGTCCTATAGATGTAACTTTGCTTCAAAACCCAAATTTTACATTGGATATGACGTGGTGCCTGTGCCAGAATGGTTTAATGTGCCAAAtcaagcaaaactgttttcatgtaaaaacacatttctctTCAGTTTCaccatacaaaacacatacacaagccATACTTTTCCTCATttcattcagtatttatttagtcTGTCATTTTTTAAGCATCACAACCTGTCCATGTTGGAATGTAGTTAATTTGGGGTTTGATTTGATGCACAACCTTCATCAGCAACAAAAATATGGTAATTTTATGCACTGTATCTTATGCATTTATGTTCCATCCTTACTTTTTGAGACCATACCAAACCAACTGAGAACCTTTGATctatagtgcatatatatatatatatatatatatatatatatatatatatatatatatatatatatatatatatatatatatttattattattattattattattattattattattatgtaataacaTAATCTACTGCTATCTTTGAGCGTGAAGTTGCAGCCAGCTAATGTCTTGCCCCCAACCAACCCCCCTTGCACATTTATTTTGTGCCTTTGGATGCACTCAGGGGCATCTGCATATTGACAAATGGAGCCTCAATTATGTATTTTATGGGAGCCAGAGATAGATGGGGAGGCTTGGGGAAGCCAGtagtggaggaggaggagagtgTTGTGTAGgacattgttttgtgtgtgtgttttgggtgggGGGCAGGTTGGGGTTGAGGTCACTCTCCAAAAAGCAGTTGGTGTAGGGTCAGCGCTGCCCTTGGTTCTCCCACTGTCTGATCAGGCTTCACGCCAGGGTCAGAGAGAAAGCGAGCGGACAAAGTCTCAGGTTGGCTGCTCCCTCCACGCAGCAGCTGTTGAGTGTGATCGTGCTAATGGGtctacacacatatatgtatgtgttaccATGGTGTCACTTCGGCAGGCTTGGGATGCATGGTGTGGCAAACGCAGTTTCATTGCTGTGGGAAATGTGAGAGACATGGCACATTTCAGAAATGCAGCGTCATGTATATTTAACAATCACTTCTCTATGGGAAAAGTGTCGGCTGATATTTGTCACTGAGTGGCTAGTTTACGCTTTCCTGTGCCTTGCGTCTGGTTAGGCCAAAGAAACTCTGCTTTTTTTGTGCAGTTATTGTTAGATGATTAGTTTCGACCTTTTATGCGTGTCCTATATTTTTCAATTGTACAATAAGCACATTTCACCATGATGCTATGGTCTAACAGTACAGTAGATGTAATGTATCCAGAAGGTTGAATTTTGTGTGGTTTCTATGGTTCATTGTCAGAGGTGTCCCAGTTAGCAAGCTGGTTGGGTCCGTGGGGAGCTGTGTATTGGTGGAcctgtattgaaaaaaaaaaaaaacatttggcgcattTCACCTGACCTCAGCACAATTGTGACATTTATTTCTTTTccctttatttttgtaattactttattttgtaaGTAACTTTTCAGTCTTGCTTAGAATATTTGCTTTATGGTGTCTCTTACTTTTTAGAGAATTGCTGCTTCCAAATATTATGAGATGAGAGGCTGGTCACCATGGTTATATGGTTTCTGAATCCCCAggatttttatgtaatatacttGTTCGCAGCAATACAGAGTACACAGAGTTTGCTTTAGTTTTTAATATCTGAAATATCGCAGagctgaatatatttaaatatatttatatttatatggtgctcttgtagctcaagtggtagagcattgcgttaacaagcacaaggttgggggtttgattccccgggaacacatgataggtaaaaattgatagcctgaatgcactgtaagtcgctttggataaaagcgtctgctaaatgcataaattattatttattaaattatttacaatccAGTTTAGGCTGGCTGACATAATGGAGTAGATCGCAGGGAGAAGGTGGCGAGTTCTCAGTAAGAATCTGTTGTCCCCGTCCACCAGGGCCTTGACATGTGACCTCTCTCCAAAGCCAGTCAACCAACataccccccctccccccttcaAACAGTCCGACCAATCATGTTCAGCCGTTGGTACTTCAGCTGGACAGATGGTTGTTTGATAAAAGACTGGAAAATGCATCGcaaataaataagcagcaaaacatcacaccaattttttttatttttttttttgccagtttttatggatttatataaaaGTATGACCTCATCAATTTGCCATCTTattctctttaaatattttttaataattataataatttcaattatattttttacaatgaatgtttttaaacaaattattatcttttttcataatattttatataatatttcactatttttctACTTAGTTGTGAAATTGTTTTGGCATTTATATCTAAGACTAAATAAATTGTTCATCAAATGTtatgtattaaattgtttttaatttaatttaaaaacatttagacagtttattataacttataatttaatattttacataattatctttattgtattatttaagtattatattactttacttaattgaaactttttaatagttgtgaaactgtttttgcttttatacACGACTGAATTGGTGGTTTTACTCCATTTCTAACAATCTTGAATGGATTGATAATGGTTGAgtcatgttgttttatttggaGTTTCAACTTTCCCTTAAACCACATATTTCAAGTGCATGTGCATTGTCCTGCCAGGAATGAAGTAAGACTCCAGTGAGAATAGTGTTGTGTATTAAATTGGATGCAGAGGGGCCGCAGAGCTTTTAAATGGGGGGATATCAAACTCCCCTTTGTTCTGCTCCCTCACTTTATCAAATTACAGATGACTCCCAACCTGAGACCAAACCAATCAACTGAGTGTCCGACCCAAGATGGCCACAACCATAATAAATGCGCATGCCTGGGGGATGGAGGTTGccatgtgtgtgagagtttgcATTCGTAATGCCTGTATCAGCTGTGGGGAAAAGATTAAAATGAGCGCACAACCTACTCATTTCCATTCCCATCTGTCTGCTGACCTCGTCGTTGCGGCCCGCGCTGCGTCCCCCCAGCCGCGCTGCCCCTTGCTCTGCATCCAGACTGCCAACAATTCCATCCGCTTGTCCCAACCCCCTCCACCCAAACACAGCAAGTGCTACTTATTCATCCAGCTCAGTCAGGCCACTCATCCGTAGTCCGTACCACATAACAGTGGCCGGCAAACAACCCCCACTGCCTGGGGTTTGACTTAGCTGAGTCAAAATCCACTTTCGGACGCCTATTCTCTGACCGGCTGAATTTTAAAAGGGTGGATTGATAGGTTAACAGTCCCCAAGAGATGCTGTCTCATCCCCTCCCTGGAGGGATGGAGGTGAGGGGGTGGTCAGGGTCTCTCAGAGGTTGTGCCCTCTATTCTCTGCTGTGTGACCTCTTGTTTAAAGGGCGTCAGCTGGAGCTCTCCACTGGCTGATGCTGGGGTGAAGACCTGCCGCCTCTTTTGTTCCTGACAGCTTTGTTACTCAAGCCGTCACCTCTCATTGTGTCTCTGACTTCGTTTTGGTGCCCGTTGCACAACCAATGCCTCCATGGTAATGAGTCTCATGGCTATAGTCTGCGTCTGCTGCCAACATGAAATGCATTCACTGCGGTGCTGTGTTGATTTGGTACCACAATAGCATTGATCTTTAATCGGGATGCAATTAGCAACGAATGTCACTAAATTAGGCGTCTGTTTTGTGAGTAAGTCTGCATAATGATGGCATCGGTTAAGGTTTAGAGTTGCATGGACTTGCAATGAATATCCTGGCCACTCTTTTAAGTATGATAAATGAAATGTCTGTTCCCATCAGATAACTTGGAATATAGTACACGAGACAAATGGACTGATTTTCATGATGCCTTTACTGTGCTTTGCATCCTTTTTAAGCTTGAAAGCTCTGTTCCCCATGCATTGTAATTGTacattatttagaattttctccttttgtattccaAGAAAGTGGTGTAGTGTTGATTTGGTACCACaacaatattgatatttaatcagGATGCAGTTCACAATAAATGTCACTAAATCAGGTGACTGTTTTGTGAGTAAGTCTGTATGATGTCTGATGACAGCATCGGATAACGTTTAGAGTTGTGCAGACTGGCACTGCCACTAGTCTGTGGAAACAGATGGCAGAATGATGGTGGTGGTGTTTTATGATCAGTTTCTCAGATCAGGCCCCTTAGTCGATAGTGATCATCAGCTTCATGATTAATATGGCAACCCATCTGCTCTGGAGATGGAAAATCCTGAAGTACACAGCTGCCACTGTGCAAGAAACCCAGTGCCTTAATTGAGCTGCTTGCAAGTCCACTAATCCGAAACTGCTCTGCAAAGTCCACTCGGACGAAATTTCATTCTGATGAAAATGTAGCTTTAATTTTAGTGTTGTATCTCTTGCCGTTCCTCATTAGATGCACAACCTTGTACGACTTTATACTCCCTCCCTGATCCACCCTCATGAGCTGTAGGATGCAGTTTTATATAATCTACTtggaattttaattatttctcgGCCAGCCAGAACAAatcagtaatatatataaaaaaatttattctttATCTGAATGCAGTCGAATTTCAGACATGCACCTGCACCAGTTTTGTTTCAGCCAAAAGAAATGAGGAATCCAAACAACCCATTGCATATTCCTGCATTGTGCCTTGCCTACAGGGattatttgaaattacatttacacaaataCGCCAAACTAAACCACTGCGTTCTGAGACATACTTGATTGCGTTTACTTCCTACAGCTGTCGACTTCTGTTAGAGCTGCTCAGAGAAGGGTGAGGACTGTGTGGTAAAAATGTTTCCTCAGGGTCTGTCTGTGGGATGATACAGCTTTGGTCTGCGTGCGTGTGCCATATGACAAACTGGCATGTTGCTCTTGCCTACAAACCTCCCACTGACCGCCCCCAAAACTACCATGGGGATAAGCTtttgaatctcaaattatttttaaaatgttcaaatagcATTAAGTGTACGTGTTGCTTCGTCACATCCATGCACGTCATGGATCGACACTGGGCACTCTGCATCGGTAATGAGGAAGAATCAACATTTTAGCCAAGCGTAATTGAAAtgtttataatcattttatactATTAATAGTAGCAATTAATGTCAGAGAGCTGTGGTCAAGCTAATGCACGTGACTACTGGTGCTGTGTAGGTGAAGTGAGTTCAAGTCCATCCGCTTGCACTGTTTCCCAAACTTGCTCCCCCCTCATTGTTTCCTGTCCAATCTCTGCTTCCCTCTGAGGCCTTAAAGGgaacaaaaatggaaaattttaccattatttactcaccctcatgaaacaacatttcttctgttgagcataaAAGATGAAATTTTTAAATCCCTGGCCACTCTTTACAGTATAATAAGTGAATGGGGATGTCAAgctcaataataattaaaagcacCGCAGATGTAACATAAAAAGTGAACCAAACAACTCTTGGATTATTTTTCAAGCCTTCTAAAGTCATTCGATACCTTTGTGTAGAAAACAGACCCAAATGTAAgtcaaaattcactaaaaatcttGCTATCTATCCTTGCCCTTGTTCTTGAGACAAGTAGATCTGTCATATCAGT
This DNA window, taken from Cyprinus carpio isolate SPL01 chromosome B11, ASM1834038v1, whole genome shotgun sequence, encodes the following:
- the LOC109060470 gene encoding transmembrane protein 51-like; its protein translation is MCYSGQPLCSGNRRSPTSRDASSSGSQYALCALGVGLVALGVVMIVWSIVPSDTQLNNATSTNNISDSADARKTSSVAFVLVGSGVAMLLLAICLGVRNRKQRRQQETTGVGRADYVDRVHRDQDEESADEPAPSYDVPTYEEAVTSGQYPIRQSNLRQSYQLPSYEDLIGAVENEGQQPREGNGQEAPQPAPGPGPQPPAPARSSSRASRILRPLRVRRIKSEKLHMKDIRLNIQNPGQSGVVTIEPLTPPPQYEDKPPQLPTEAV